A section of the Leucoraja erinacea ecotype New England unplaced genomic scaffold, Leri_hhj_1 Leri_747S, whole genome shotgun sequence genome encodes:
- the LOC129694651 gene encoding pseudouridylate synthase RPUSD4, mitochondrial-like: MARPFGRLLRARVRSARVGVGAAPAVTFTAAELAARLRREMEPQEGKSEPPSVGQQLRRLTRPLQRVHPNVLAKVLRERMLFQSPDLVVVDKPYGIPMEECPSGGPSIRAALPALAQMLYGMGTGSLHLCHWLGKDTSGALLLAPHAASARDIQLQLRTQQLLPTFWVVTVGVPVPSQGVIDIPLVEREASRPRKHFKMLCSRFRVGEAEGQLVSVGGDRSALPALTRYRVLATAGARCPVGGDFLHTHMQFR; encoded by the exons ATGGCTCGTCCGTTTGGCCGGTTGCTGCGGGCGCGGGTGCGCAGCGCGCGTGTCGGTGTCGGGGCCGCGCCCGCGGTCACATTCACGGCGGCGGAGCTCGCGGCCCGGCTACGGCGGGAAATGGAGCCTCAG GAAGGGAAAAGCGAGCCGCCCAGTGTCGGGCAGCAGCTGAGGAGACTGACCCGTCCCCTACAGCGGGTCCACCCCAATGTGCTGGCCAAGGTGTTGAGGGAGCGTATGCTCTTCCAGAGCCCAGACCTGGTGGTGGTGGATAAACCGTATGGGATCCCGATGGAAG AGTGCCCCAGTGGGGGCCCCAGTATCCGGGCAGCGTTGCCGGCACTGGCCCAGATGCTGTACGGGATGGGGACAGGGTCCCTGCACCTCTGTCACTGGCTGGGCAAGGACACGAGCGGAGCACTGCTGCTCGCCCCCCACGCAGCCTCAGCCCGGGacatccagctgcagctccgcACCCAGCAGCTGCTGCCCACCTTCTG GGTGGTGACAGTGGGGGTCCCGGTGCCGTCGCAAGGAGTGATCGACATCCCTCTGGTGGAGCGAGAGGCCAGCAGGCCCAGGAAGCATTTCAAG ATGCTCTGCTCCCGGTTTCGGGTGGGAGAGGCGGAGGGGCAGCTGGTGAGCGTGGGTGGCGATCGCTCTGCGTTGCCGGCTCTGACACGTTACAGGGTGCTGGCGACCGCTGGGGCCCGCTGCCCTGTTGGAGGTGACTTTTTACACACTCACATGCAATTCCGATAA
- the LOC129694652 gene encoding uncharacterized protein LOC129694652 encodes VGTSRGRGLCPGGGAPGGGASVQGAGLCPGGGAVLRGWGLCPEGRGCVQGAGLYPGGGAVSRGRGGVQGRGCVQGVGLCPEGGAVSRGRGCVQGAGLCPGGGAVSQGAGLCPGGGAVSRGRGGVQGAGRCPGGGAVSRGAGCVQGAGRCPGGGAVSRGRGGVQGAGRCPGGGAVSRGRGCVQGAGLCPGGGAVSRGRGCVQGAGLCLGGGAVSRGRGCVQGAGLCPGGGAVSRGGAVSRGQGYGQGAGLVLWAGLWLVGGACFMGGVVARGGAMVGAGL; translated from the coding sequence GGGTGGGGACATCCAGGGGGCGGGGCCTGTGTCCAGGGGGCGGGGCTCCAGGGGGCGGGGCCTCTGTCCAGGGGGCGGGGCTGTGTCCAGGGGGCGGGGCTGTGTTGAGGGGGTGGGGCCTGTGTCCAGAGGGGCGGGGCTGTGTCCAGGGGGCGGGGCTGTATCCAGGGGGTGGGGCTGTGTCCAGGGGGCGGGGCGGTGTCCAGGGGCGGGGCTGTGTCCAGGGGGTGGGGCTGTGTCCAGAGGGCGGGGCTGTGTCCAGGGGGCGGGGCTGTGTCCAGGGGGCGGGGCTGTGTCCAGGGGGCGGGGCGGTGTCCCAGGGGGCGGGGCTGTGTCCAGGGGGCGGGGCGGTGTCCAGGGGGCGGGGCGGTGTCCAGGGGGCGGGGCGGTGTCCAGGGGGCGGGGCTGTGTCCAGGGGGGCGGGCTGTGTCCAGGGGGCGGGGCGGTGTCCAGGGGGCGGGGCTGTGTCCAGGGGGCGGGGCGGTGTCCAGGGGGCGGGGCGGTGTCCAGGGGGCGGGGCGGTGTCCAGGGGGCGGGGCTGTGTCCAGGGGGCGGGGCTGTGTCCAGGGGGCGGGGCTGTGTCTAGGGGGCGGGGCTGTGTCCAGGGGGCGGGGCTGTGTCTAGGGGGCGGGGCTGTGTCCAGGGGGCGGGGCTGTGTCCAGGGGGCGGGGCTGTGTCCAGGGGGCGGGGCTGTGTCCAGGGGCGGGGCGGTGTCCAGGGGGCAGGGCTACGGCCAAGGGGCGGGGCTTGTTTTATGGGCCGGGCTATGGCTAGTGGGAGGGGCTTGTTTTATGGGCGGGGTTGTTGCCAGGGGCGGGGCTATGGTCGGGGCGGGGCTATGA